The genomic DNA ttgcgggagcgggggctactcttcgttggggtgcgcgggcttctcattgcagtggcttctcttgttgcggagcacgggctctaggcgccccggcttcagcagttgtggcacaccggcttagttgctccgcagcatgtgggatcttcccagaccagggctggaacccgtgcccctgcattggcaggcagattctcaaccagtgcgccaccagggaagtccagttatGGGGTCTTCTATGTTGTGCCTCTAACCTAGGAGAAAAGTGACTGCTGGGAAATGTGCATGTGAAGAAGGATGCTTTGTCAGATGAGAATGGAAGATTTAGAAGAAACTGTAATTCCAAGGTTAAAAGTGAATGCCTTCTGAGGTGTTGGTCTCTGCAGCTCCAGTCCTCTTCCAATTTCCAATCCTAGAGACATATTTAATGATCTCTGAGCTGAGGTGATGTCTACTTTACAGTGCTACTATGAAGCTTAAATAAGATATGTGAAAGTATTTTACACAATGCCTGTAACAGGCTCTCAGTTTTTAATTTCCCCTTGTTTCTCATAGCAACTTATTTTTCTCTGGACCATGCTTTACTGTGTATTATTGTTTACCTTCTTATAGAAGTCCTGCCTTTACCCTAAGACTATAAACTTCTATcatcgttctttttttttttaacccttttttgAGTCCCTCCTAGCAGTGCATTGTGCATAGTAGTGCCTGGGAGAGTGTGTGGATAGCGGTGGTGATGAGGGGAAAGCTATGGGTGATCTGTAACCGGACAGCATTGTGCTGGATGCTGGAGCTGAACGAAACAACCTTTTCTCATATTGGTGATAAACAGAATATTTGCCTCTCTCTTGTAACTCCTAGCCTTCTCTCAGAGTTCCCAGCcctttaaaaactattatttttatttttagtatttttaaccattttaaagtgtacagtacagtaaGTATATGCACATTTTTGTGCAACAgatctttagaatttttttctcttgaaaaccTGAAAGTCTATACCCCTTAAACAActacccatttccccctcccccagcccctggcaactaccattctactttctgtttctatgaatttgactattctagatacctcatataagtggaatcatgcaatatttggctttttgtgactggcttatttcacttagcataatgtcttcaaggttcatccatgttgtagtgtatgaaaagatttcctttttctttttaaggctggattatacatatatatatatatatattttttttttcttctttatccattatccatcgatggacatttaggttgcttccacctcttggctgttgtgaataatgatgcaatgaacatgggtgtgcgattatctctttgagatcctgtctTCAATTCTCTTGGATTATATTttttagtcttatttttaaacttgttAAATATGGagaatttcaaatatacacacaAGCAGAGAAAATCGTATAATGAATATGTgggctgaatgaatgagtcaacTGTACAAAGCAGCCCCCTCCCACTTTTGCTGAACCTTCCCTTTCTTTGAGAGTTTGCTATAGGTGAgggtgttttggttttgttcaGACCTGGGATGTTCTAGGTGCATTTCATCATGTAGGCCtggtatttattatatataccaGGAGCACTGGTAGACGTAAACAAGTAGAAAAGAGTGTAGATGGCTTTTCCTAGTTATAGAGGTGAGGAGCTGAACTTGGGATGCAAAACGGTCTTTGTGCCTAAGAGTTTTGCTCTAGTTCAGCAACCCCCTCAGATGCACTATTGTCCTGAAAGCAGTCACTTTGAGCAGAGACACTGGATGATACGTAGAGGCGGCTGGGAAGATGAGTTGTACAGGCAGTGATTGCTATCAGAGGCAAAAGAAatgaatccaaactggaaaagtcaAGGAAGGCTATTCTCATGGAGTGTGGTGGTGACTTTGCCCTGTTTCCATTGACTTTGTGTGTTTGATCCTCATGCATATTCCTAGATGGAAAAAGACAGCTATGGTCAGTGAGTCTTCTGGGATGATTGCCTACTAGAGCTGAATCAGGCTCTGGACTTTTAGCTGTGGGACCTGTGCCAAGGAAAGGAAGGCTTCTAGGTGGAACGCCTCACTGGGCAGAGCTGGCTGTGTGAGGAGAGAGCTACCCCTAGCGGGCCTGTGCGAAGCATGCTGAGAAGgccaacttttttttcccttgaccCAAAATGAGCTGTTgtgttttgtctggtttttgtctATGATATGGACCTAATGTAGACCTTAGCTAATAAGACAGCAGGATGGGGGAATGTGTCTGTTCCCCCCCCATTCCCAAGGTGAGAAACTAATTGATTCtcaaatttttttccataatCAAATACATATGATAATGTGTCCCCTTTCCTCCATGTTCGGACACTTGAAGTTAATGCTGTGAGGATCGGGTCTGAAATGAGGGTACTAGTTAAGAAGCTAAAGAAAATGGAGTGCTGTGGAGGCACTGACACAGTAGGGCATTGACAGAATATTAATAAGGGGGTACAGACATGGGAGCTCATAGTAAACGTGCTCCTTGGAGATCATCTGTGTTGTACCATTAACTCGCAAATACTTGATTCCTGAAGAAATGGACGAGAATATAGTGGTGTTATGACCTGTAGTTTTACTCAGATAAGGTCGGAAGGGGTGAGACCCCCTGGTTTGTCTAGCATTGTACTCACATTATAGAACTTTTGCCTTCCCCGGCAGATTAGTAATTTCTGTGAAGTCATAGTAGCTTCTAACACTTAATGAGTACTTCCTATGTGGCAGGCACTAATAAGTACAGCATACAGCACATGCATTCTTTCATGTAAGCTTCAGGTTAAAAACTTGCCCGAGTTCACAAAGCTTAGGAAAAGAGAGGACTGGTTTTCGACTCCAGGAGGTCTGACTTCAGAGTCTGGACTCTTAGCCGCTTCTCTGTATGGCTGAGTCTGACTGGCCTACCTTCCTCTCCAGTATTATGATGTCACTGTTGCTCAGGAACAGAGTGTCCTTTGCTGAGTCTATAGCCACAGACCCAAAGTAAGAGATGTGTTTCCTTTCGTTTCAACCTTGGGAACCTTCTTTCTAtgccaattttttttgttttttaattagttaacatttatttagcatctgctatattttagaaccTTTGATACTGTATACGCAGACCTTATGACGATACTGCAACATAAATACCTATCTTGTTGGGCTCACAGTCCTTTTTGAGAGTCTGATGACAGCTTTGGATCTTCTTTCCAGAAAAATTTCCTTATGCACATAATATTGCACACAGCTGCAGAGGTGGCTTCTAGAATCTACTGAAGCTTATCCTCTAGCAGTCCATGGACTCCGTGGTAAGAATTCCTGCCCTCTGCAACCTTTCGCAGCTGACTCTTCCATAGTGTTAAGAGGCCAGGCAAGTGGcggtggcggtgggggggggggtctcacctcctttctttctcctcagaGAGAAATGTTTATACGGCTTAGGCTCCTGAAATTAACCAGATGTCTGTgaacattctttctttctctcttgtccGTAGGACTCCAAGGGAAGAATGCAGACGATTAAATGTGTGGTTGTGGGAGATGGGGCTGTAGGTAAGACCTGCCTCCTCATCAGTTACACGACAAACGCCTTTCCCGAGGAGTATATCCCTACTGTCTTTGACAACTATAGTGCCCAGACATCTGTGGACGGCCAGATCGTCAGCCTGAACCTGTGGGACACAGCCGGCCAAGAGGAGTATGACCGACTGCGAACACTCTCCTACCCCCAGACCAATATCTTCGTCATTTGTTTCTCCATTGGCAACCCATCTTCTTATGCCAATGTTAGGCATAAGTGGTACCCAGAGGTCTCCCATCATTGCCCCAATGTACCTGTTTTGCTGGTAGGCACCAAGAGGGACCTGCGAAGTGACATTGAGACAGTGAAGAAGCTGAAGGAACAGAGCCTAGTGCCCACAACTCCTCAGCAAGGCACTTCCTTGGCTAAGCAGGTGGGGGCTGTGAAGtatctggaatgttcagccctgATGCAGGATGGGGTCCATGAGGTATTTTCAGAAGCTGTCCGGGCTGTGCTTTACCCTGCCACAAAGAAGAACAGCAAGAAGTGTGTCCTCTTATAGCTTTTGGGGTGCTGCTTGGGGACTGCACCTAAGGAGAATAAGGGGGAATTCCTTTGACAGCATTTAACAATGCCAGCGTGAGCCACTTATCTCTTCCCCTGGAAACCCTAGACTCCAGGTTATTCAGCTTTTGGAGGAACAAAGAGAGGCTAGTTTGCACTTGGCTGCTTTGAAGTTTGGTCTGAACCTTTTGGAGGAAGTTTGAGagagtgagagtgtgtgtgtctcTCCTGTCGAAGTGGTAAGAGGAGATGCCACCAAGCGCTGTTCTTTTCTGTCCTGGCCAGGCCACGACTAAGCAGAGCAGCCTAGCGCTGTTGTTTGTAGGCTTTTGCTTGGCTGTTTGAAATCTAATTTCAGCGTTCCTGGCTGTATTTACCGTTGAGCAAGTGCCTCCCAGAAGGACAAGGTTCTCCAAGTTTTCAAATCATTGCCTTAAGCTTTCTGATATACTAATGTTTGGAAACCATCTTATGTGTGATTCCTGGGTGTTCCCAATGTTGACATGCTCTTTCCATTCTTGAGAGGAGATATTTTTGCAATAATGGTTAAGCAGCATTCCTAGAGTTCTGTGAGATGGTAATAGATGTTTCTTAAAAGGGTTCTGTGGTCAAATAAGGCAGGAACCAGTGATTTAAATAATGCCAAATAGTTTCTTCTACTGCAGGAAGTTATAACTTTTAATAAGTAtgcagtatttcccaaacttacttcactgaacttttgttttttggtcccATGCAACACACCTATTAACATCTCTGCGAACACAGTTTCAGAGATGCTGGATTACAAGGCACTGGGAATTCCCATGGCGGAGACTGTGAAAAAAGCATAATGTGATCCTGTTCTTTGTGCTGTTTCCCTCTTCATGCCTTTGAGAGGAATGTTTACCAGCCATGGCCTTGTTATTGGTTCCTCTTCCATCCTCAGGAGGTGGGTTTGGCACTTAGTCACGATAGTATATTGGTTGTGGGATCTGATGTTCAGATCTGCTCTCGGATTCTGCTAGCACAATAGGCACGGTGATGTGTAATGAACAGTCCCTCTGAAGAGCTGTGTCTCTGAGGCTTCTGTGTGGCTCTTTTTTCTCTCATCATCCTTCCGCTTGAAGGAAAGACCACTGAAGATTAACCCCCTAAATAAAACCAGTGAAACGACCAACGAAATAAAATGTCCTGCCAGTCACTGTCAGGGGATTCTGTGAATGCCTCTGATACTTCTCTTCTGCTGTCATTCCTCTGAGTCACTATAAAGACTACCTTGCTCTCTTCCTgttcctccctcctctgtgtatctccctgtgtgtgtgttcagCCCTGTGTGCCTTTTGAGGTTGCTCCAACAGGGCTGGGGTACGTTGGGTTTCCAGGCCGCAGGGCTGTCGTCGCCCTGGTGGCGGTGTTGCTGGAGTTGCTCAGTGGGCCTGCTGCTCCTTCTCCCTAGTTGTATTTTTGACCTTCCTCATTTGATATGGAAGGAAACCTTAACTCCTCTGCCTGGCAAATAGTGGTTGACAACTCCACTGTGCACATATCCTCTCACCCTGCCAGAATAGCGTGGGATTTTTGAGAGTTTGGGAAATGGAGCTAAAAGGAACACATACCTCCCCTTGGGGTGGGTGGAGTGCCTGAGCTTCGCTCTCCCCTTGGGGTGGGTGGAGTGCCTGAGCTTCGCTCTGTGATCATCTTGCTGTTGCCCTTTGACGGGATATGATCAGAGTAACCTCAGGCTAACTGAACCTCCTGGagagggttgccagataaaataccataatttttttagtataagtgcaatatttgggacacacttacactaaaaaatcatttgctgtttatctgaaattcaaatttaatggggcatcctgtatttttatttgctaaatctggcaacgcTACTCTTGGAGAACCTGGAACCTGGAGGTCAAATATCAAGTATTGATAGAAGATAAAAGgttatgtagggacttccctggtggtccagtgggtaagactctgcgctgccgatgcaggggtcccaggtttggtccctggtcggggaactagatcctgcctggcgcaactaagacccggtgcagccaaaataaataaataaataaatattttctaaaaatggttATGTAAATTCTctattcttcctccttttcttctggtTGCCTTTTCCCTCACGGTGgactagtgttttgttttctttttccttcatgacGGTACCCTCCACTCCACATAGTACTTCATTGGTGTATATTTCTACACTGCTGATTGTCTAAAGCTGTGGAGGATCCAGGATGAATACTGTTGTCCAGCGCTTGCCTTCTATCTCAGGTCCAATGTACTGTATCTGTTTTCCAGTGTGTGACTCAGGGCCTCCTGAGGGTGGCAGGGATTCTGTATGAGAAGTGAGTCAACTAGAAGAGGGTGAGGGTGGACCTCCTCAACTAAGGCCCAGTAACACTTTGGAAAGTGGGGCTGCTGTTACAGTAACGTGGCCACCGTAGAAGTCAACTGGCTTCTGGGCACTGTGCCCACTGCCCTTGGGTAGAGTCACTGGGTTTTCCCAAAGGCAGCCAAATGAAAGTGTATTCCAGTCTCAGGATGTTCTGATTGATGCCACCTTGGGTGCTCACAGGACTTCATGGTTCAAAGGGGTTAGAAACATGGCTGTCACCTGGGTCTCTGAGAACTTTCTATTTAGCTACTGAAATCTTTTAAGTTGGATTTTAATTTAATAGTGCCTCCTGctctccctttgcctggcaaattCCCAAATGTAAGCCTGGGTTTGGTTTGGGCAAATTTGTGTCCTCTAATAAATGGAGGTGTGATCCACAAGTCTGAGAGAGTGGTTTTGTATTGGTCTGATTTAATAGTCTTAAGCATACACTGACATCTTGGTTTTTATACTTGAAAGGAATTTGTATGAAGACTAACATGCTAATATcacttttaaattattcataaGGAATGGTAATAAACTTTTCTGATTTTACTGGGTCCATTGCTTTCTAAAAATCAAAGCAAttcctcaccaccacccctttGCTTTGAGTGGTTTCTAAATGCTTTTCAGCTTGCAAAGGATGAAATAACTATAATTGTCATATTGCACATGGCACCTATGCGTAGCTGTGCTTATTTCTCTACATCAGATAATCAGGGTAAGGAACTGTCTGCCCTGCTAACATTGATTGTCTAGTTCCTGCCCACCCCCTACCTATTCATCCCCAGGATTTAGCTTCATTTCCTGGTTTTCAATAATGACAGACCAGTTAGTTCCCTGTTGGTGATTTTCCTCACTTATTACACTACATTCAGTAAACAATTATCAAGCTCCTACTGTGTTACAGGCTTGACTGTGCTAGGGGCTGGGTTGTGAAGATAAGatatatcatttaatattttttgcctCTTCCAGTTATCTCAGAAAAATCTCCTTCCCGTTTGTTATAAAAATgaactagggaattccctgctggtccagtggttaggactctgtgccttCACTGCTGAGGGAGTGGGTTTGAtctcctccccccccaaaaaaaccacaaagaaccACTCCCCCAATCCTGGCTGGCAACTGTAAATAGCGCTGGTACACTAGTAAGTGCACGAGTAAAGAAGTGCAAaaccatgttttttgttttattaaaaacagctttattgaggtataatttacatactgtacaattcacccatttcaagtacaatttaatgatttttagtaaatttactgagtcatgcaaccatcaccaaaatTAAGTTTgagaacacttccatcaccccaaagagaTCCCTCATGCGGTTAATCCCcgttcccacccccagccctaggcaaccactaatctttgtcttttctgaacatttcatataaacagaatcaaacaatACATGGGTATATAAcgaaaaagaagagataagaaCATactcatttgcatatatttgcaaaaagaaacacagcAAATACAAATAGCgaatcatgctgtacacctgaaactaatatgtgaATGTCAATTACGcctcaattgaaaaaaataataaacacaggaaggataaaccagaaattaatgaaaatggtTACAGGGAGTGGGTGACAATGGGGCAGAGAGCATAGGCATGGGAGCAAGACTTCTCTGGAAATAGCTTTTTATATAGTTTTGACTTTGAACCATgtaaaagtttacattttttaaaaataaaaattgtataaaatttttatcctttttattaaaaaggacAATAAAAGCAAATCCTAAAGTTGAATACAAACGGAAACAActccacagaggaaaaaaaagattcacgTAATTTTTAATAGGATATAGTCTAAGGACAGAAAACTGCAAAGAACTTCTGAACTTTACTTAGGTTAACTGTTGGTAGTGGTATTGGTCTTGTAATTCTGAAAAGAGTAATATATTGGTGTTAGGAACCAGAGTTTTCATTGTAAGAGAAGCAAGATACAAATATGAAATGGGGAACGGTGAGGGAGAACCCTGTGGTATTAGATTTGAATCGAAGGTATTAGTATAAAcgcattcattaaaaaatttttctctctccactgaAAGGGCCTACAAGCAATGATgccccagttttgttttgttttttttaaaaaatttatttatttggctgtggcgggtctcagttgcggcacgcgggatcttcgtggcggcgtgcgggatctttagctgcagcacgcgaactcttagttgtcgCATgtggatcgaacctgggccccctgcattgggagggcggagtcttagccgctggaccaccagggaagtcccgatgccCCACTTTCTAAACACCATtccccactaaaaggaaccagggctccttggagaaatggcttatATCAGATCCAGGACAGGGAATGCACAGagtgagcctggaacatcttgtgccaaaaagcaaggaagtgctcaaagacTAATTGGGGTCATGTCAAAAGGATACAGGAGCCAGAGTGAAGTGGTAACTATTGGACAAATTTGTAACAGTTTGAGGATCAAAAAGGATAATGATGCTGTTAGATTgtaacacattaaaataaaaatacaagaaaggacGTAAGAAAAGGGAAAGTTCTTTACTGAGTAAGTCCAGttaataaatatagaaggaattaagaattagaaaaatcaccCTTTTGCACTCTTCCAATATAATTGATTCAGGCAACGATCATCGACGGATGCTAAAACCTTTGGGTGCAAGGGCGATGGAGAACAGAATATTCACAGAATTTCAAAGTACCACCCCATAGGTTACTTactaatacaaaaggaaaaatgtgcCATTGCGATGGAGAGATCTGGTGGACACCACTTTTTTGAAGTGATCAAATTTAGCATCACCAACATTGGAACAACCTGACATTGTGCCTTCTGATGACCGGTAAGATATTTAACCGGAATCACTTTGAAGAAAAGATTAGACGAATTCAGCCTATAGAATATTTTCAAGACAACTTTCCTGGATTCTTCCAAATACGTAGTGTCATGcaacacaaagaaaaatgctGGTGGATTCTGGATTAAGAGACTAAAGGGAGATAAACAAATACAATGCATGAACCTTGAGTGGATCCCGGATTGAAATGTAAAATGCTCCAATTAGGACAATTGAGGAAATTTAAATACGGACTGTATGTTAAATGATATTGAATTAATGTTAAGTTTTAAAGATGTGCTAATGGTATTGTGGTTGTGTAGAAAAAAGTCTATTTTTAGGGGTGAAGAATCACGATATCTGTAACTCACTTTTAAATGgttcagggaaaaaaacctgttaaaattgtgggggctttcctggtggcgcagtggttgagaatctgcctgccaatgcaggggacatgggttcgagccctggtccgggaagatcccacatgccacggagcaactgggcccgtgagccacaactactgagcctgcgcgtctggggcctgtgctccacaacaagagaggccgcggtagtgagaggcccgcgcaccgcgatgaagagtggtccccgctcgccgccaactagagaaagcccccgcacagaaacgaagacccaacacagccataaataaataaataaataaataactttgaaaaaagttgcagttatctttaaaaaaaaatgttaaaattgtgAATCTAGGTGAAGGGTCGCCTGCTCGTTTTACTTATCTTTTACTTTCacatttcccccccaaaaaagggggGAGGAAATCCATTTCTACGGGTAAATGTCAATTCAAAACAACTAACTGCAAAGGTACCTTTGGCACACTGCCAGTTTCTCTTTCGAACGAAACAGTACAGGAGGAGACAACACAGACAAGAAAAACCGGTTCTAATCTTTACTTCCGTGTCCTGTGGCGTGGTTACGTGCGGTTACCAGGACGTAGATCACGTGACCTAGGAAGCGCTCCCCCCCAGTGCACTGAGACAGCTCCTGCTTAGGTAAGTGAAAGGGGGCGGGACCGAACATTTTCTTTGACTAACCGCTTTTCACAGATCCAGCCTCCTGATCGCGTATAGTCCAATCAAAAGCCTCTAGTAAGGTAGTGACACCAATTCTCCTTTCTCGTAGGACTGGCGGCCTTTCcggttccttttttctttattccgcaTCCGGTAGGGGCTGGTCAC from Balaenoptera acutorostrata chromosome X, mBalAcu1.1, whole genome shotgun sequence includes the following:
- the LOC130706446 gene encoding rho-related GTP-binding protein RhoG-like isoform X2, which encodes MGFYFRPVGRSWDLLSLVAAAGADAAIMSDTDSDEDSAGGGPFSLTGFLFGNINGAGQLEGESVLDDDSKGRMQTIKCVVVGDGAVGKTCLLISYTTNAFPEEYIPTVFDNYSAQTSVDGQIVSLNLWDTAGQEEYDRLRTLSYPQTNIFVICFSIGNPSSYANVRHKWYPEVSHHCPNVPVLLVGTKRDLRSDIETVKKLKEQSLVPTTPQQGTSLAKQVGAVKYLECSALMQDGVHEVFSEAVRAVLYPATKKNSKKCVLL
- the LOC130706446 gene encoding rho-related GTP-binding protein RhoG-like isoform X1, which gives rise to MGFYFRPVGRSWDLLSLVAAAGADAAIMSDTDSDEDSAGGGPFSLTGFLFGNINGAGQLEGESVLDDECKKHLAGLGALGLGSLITELTANEEWIGTDGALDSKGRMQTIKCVVVGDGAVGKTCLLISYTTNAFPEEYIPTVFDNYSAQTSVDGQIVSLNLWDTAGQEEYDRLRTLSYPQTNIFVICFSIGNPSSYANVRHKWYPEVSHHCPNVPVLLVGTKRDLRSDIETVKKLKEQSLVPTTPQQGTSLAKQVGAVKYLECSALMQDGVHEVFSEAVRAVLYPATKKNSKKCVLL
- the LOC130706446 gene encoding rho-related GTP-binding protein RhoG-like isoform X3 gives rise to the protein MQTIKCVVVGDGAVGKTCLLISYTTNAFPEEYIPTVFDNYSAQTSVDGQIVSLNLWDTAGQEEYDRLRTLSYPQTNIFVICFSIGNPSSYANVRHKWYPEVSHHCPNVPVLLVGTKRDLRSDIETVKKLKEQSLVPTTPQQGTSLAKQVGAVKYLECSALMQDGVHEVFSEAVRAVLYPATKKNSKKCVLL